A window from Flavobacterium sp. 83 encodes these proteins:
- a CDS encoding SDR family oxidoreductase, translating into MKRFENKVCLVTGASSGIGKATALSFAKEGAKVVVSDVNEQAGLLVVQEITDLGHEALFVKCDISKREEVENMVQQTVTKFGRLDCAVNSAGIAGTLSLPTHEYPEEAWLQQININLTGTWYCVKYQLIEMLKQGGGNIVCVSSAAGLVGQPDNVPYSASKHGVIGIVKSAAIENATKNIRINAICPTAIETPMIMEGRRKLAHNPEALQMAINLQRMKRMGQPQEVADVALWMCSDQSSFITGHAMAVDGGAFA; encoded by the coding sequence ATGAAAAGATTTGAAAACAAAGTATGCTTAGTAACTGGAGCTTCATCTGGAATTGGTAAAGCAACGGCACTTTCATTTGCAAAAGAAGGAGCCAAAGTAGTGGTTTCGGATGTAAATGAACAGGCAGGATTACTAGTAGTACAAGAAATTACTGATTTAGGACATGAAGCACTATTTGTAAAATGCGATATTTCTAAAAGAGAAGAAGTAGAAAATATGGTACAGCAAACCGTTACCAAATTCGGGCGATTGGATTGTGCCGTAAATTCAGCAGGAATTGCAGGAACACTTTCGTTACCAACCCATGAATATCCTGAAGAAGCTTGGTTGCAACAAATCAATATTAACTTAACGGGAACTTGGTATTGTGTAAAATACCAGTTGATTGAAATGCTAAAACAAGGTGGAGGAAACATCGTATGTGTGTCATCGGCAGCCGGATTAGTGGGGCAACCTGATAATGTTCCGTATTCTGCTTCCAAACACGGTGTTATCGGAATAGTAAAAAGTGCCGCTATAGAAAACGCTACCAAGAACATTCGCATCAATGCCATTTGTCCGACGGCTATTGAAACACCTATGATTATGGAAGGTAGAAGAAAACTGGCACACAATCCAGAAGCATTACAAATGGCAATAAATCTGCAGCGGATGAAACGTATGGGCCAACCTCAGGAAGTCGCTGATGTTGCTTTGTGGATGTGTTCAGACCAATCTTCTTTTATAACAGGGCATGCCATGGCGGTTGATGGTGGTGCATTTGCATAA
- a CDS encoding VOC family protein, with product MAKNPHYFSQLAHVEVLTTDLNKSVEFFRDVVGMDETGREENSVYLRAWGDYFHHTLKLTQSEKSGLGHLGWRADSPEALEEVVSYLENIGAGIGWDEGDLGHGKAYRFKSPEGHIHEVFWDVVWLKEEGERGSVYADRYASNRLNGANPRRLDHVTYMVAKGKYADEKKFWQGLGFNNPDEIRIADEIPPIGGLWTLGNLSHDIAIFSDPNIGENEAVLNHICWNVDSREEVLLALDYFIEKGYKSVMGAPTRHKADEGFFIYIVDPGSGILFEYYACARLVFAPDHLDVHYLKDNPNDAWGSANPFAEMAKGKRLGLTDGVVKPADV from the coding sequence ATGGCAAAAAATCCACATTATTTTTCGCAATTAGCTCACGTAGAAGTTTTAACTACAGATTTGAACAAATCAGTAGAATTCTTTCGCGATGTAGTAGGAATGGATGAAACAGGAAGAGAAGAAAACTCTGTATATTTAAGAGCGTGGGGTGATTATTTTCACCACACCTTGAAACTTACACAAAGTGAAAAATCAGGTTTAGGACATTTAGGCTGGCGTGCCGATAGTCCGGAAGCTTTAGAAGAAGTTGTTAGTTATTTAGAGAATATTGGCGCAGGTATTGGCTGGGATGAAGGTGACTTAGGACACGGAAAAGCCTATCGCTTTAAATCCCCTGAAGGTCACATTCACGAAGTATTTTGGGATGTGGTTTGGTTGAAAGAAGAAGGCGAAAGAGGAAGTGTTTATGCTGATCGTTACGCCAGTAACCGTCTTAACGGAGCGAATCCTAGACGATTGGATCACGTAACTTATATGGTTGCCAAAGGAAAATATGCCGATGAAAAGAAATTTTGGCAAGGCTTAGGATTTAATAATCCTGACGAAATCCGTATTGCTGATGAAATCCCTCCAATTGGTGGTTTATGGACTCTTGGTAATCTTTCTCACGATATTGCTATTTTCTCAGATCCAAATATTGGGGAAAATGAAGCGGTTTTAAATCATATTTGCTGGAATGTAGATAGTCGTGAAGAAGTTTTATTAGCGTTAGATTATTTTATTGAAAAAGGATATAAAAGTGTTATGGGTGCTCCTACCCGTCATAAAGCAGATGAAGGATTCTTTATCTATATCGTAGATCCAGGAAGTGGAATTTTGTTTGAATACTATGCTTGTGCCCGTTTAGTTTTTGCACCGGATCACTTAGATGTTCATTATTTAAAAGACAATCCAAACGATGCTTGGGGATCAGCTAACCCATTTGCAGAAATGGCAAAAGGTAAAAGATTAGGGTTAACAGACGGTGTAGTAAAACCAGCTGATGTTTAA
- a CDS encoding S9 family peptidase — protein MWHYFPGQYMPSYQVNRALTQAHYGGGEFAEILEVASEIDPSNRESFNIAWLKKGDQVYDLGENFENNNSFISASRTYLRAFNYLRTAEFFMELGDDRKVPTYLKAREAFIRAIKYFKNKPLQIEVPFEGSFLPGYLFAPEGVKNPPMMIMFGGLDSLAEELYFGISQHLNERGIALLAMDGPGQGASLRLNHIHSRFDYEVAGTAVLDWSIANLKDYVDTSSIGIGAVSMGGYMAARCAAFEPRFKVCMIFGAVWSYYQVWAGRNAKHPLAEIVMHIMDAASFEEVLEKLKGYTLENGIAEKISMPTYILHGGDDRQNFVEHAYNVDKALTCEHVLEVIPKEESGSQHCCVDDFTRTFNMYDWVAKKLKE, from the coding sequence ATGTGGCATTATTTTCCAGGGCAGTATATGCCTTCCTATCAAGTAAACAGAGCATTAACTCAAGCGCATTATGGCGGTGGTGAATTTGCTGAAATACTAGAAGTTGCCAGCGAAATTGACCCATCAAACAGAGAGTCTTTCAATATCGCTTGGTTAAAGAAAGGGGACCAAGTTTATGATCTTGGAGAAAATTTCGAAAACAATAATTCTTTCATTTCGGCAAGTCGTACTTACTTAAGAGCATTCAACTATTTGCGTACTGCTGAGTTCTTTATGGAACTTGGAGACGATAGAAAAGTACCAACATATTTAAAAGCGAGAGAAGCATTTATTAGAGCCATTAAATATTTCAAAAACAAACCCTTACAAATAGAAGTACCTTTTGAAGGGTCTTTTTTACCAGGTTATTTGTTTGCTCCAGAAGGGGTTAAAAACCCTCCAATGATGATAATGTTTGGAGGCTTAGATAGTTTAGCTGAAGAATTATATTTTGGTATATCGCAACATCTTAACGAAAGAGGTATTGCACTTTTGGCTATGGACGGACCAGGACAAGGAGCTTCATTAAGACTAAATCATATTCATTCGCGTTTTGATTACGAAGTAGCTGGAACAGCTGTTTTAGATTGGTCGATAGCTAACCTAAAAGATTATGTAGATACCTCTAGTATTGGTATTGGAGCAGTATCCATGGGAGGATATATGGCAGCGCGTTGTGCCGCATTTGAGCCCCGTTTCAAAGTCTGCATGATATTTGGTGCTGTATGGTCGTATTACCAAGTTTGGGCTGGTCGAAATGCAAAACATCCATTAGCAGAAATAGTGATGCATATTATGGACGCAGCAAGCTTTGAAGAAGTTCTTGAAAAATTAAAAGGCTATACACTTGAAAATGGAATCGCTGAAAAGATATCCATGCCAACGTATATTCTTCATGGTGGTGATGACCGTCAAAACTTTGTTGAACATGCTTATAATGTAGATAAAGCTTTAACTTGTGAACATGTTTTAGAAGTAATTCCAAAAGAAGAAAGTGGTTCTCAACATTGTTGTGTTGACGATTTTACCCGAACTTTCAATATGTATGATTGGGTAGCCAAAAAATTAAAAGAATAG
- a CDS encoding FAD-dependent monooxygenase — translation MKTIEKVLIVGGGIGGQSAGIALRQIGIEVEIAEILPKFDVYGVGIIQQANALRALDALGVADEALRRGSPYPKVKMCTATGHQIAEAGTDPIGRFPSHNGISRRVLHDILLERSIELGVKYRLGLTVDSITDKEDGVDVVFSDGTAGSYDLLIGGDGINSKVRNLIFGESKPNYVGLSNWRYAFKRPKDLDTGYIYFGKKSKLGIIPMTEDSCYVFVVSAEGADNPFIKEDQMIQKLQSYMKEYPIPMIQGLIDQVVDPKLVNYRPLETLNLPAPWYKGNVIIIGDAAHATIPQLGSGAALAIEDAVVLAEEIKKQDGAQAIFSRFMKRRYDRCKMVVESSEKLGVWELMEFSGQKLPDDANIGATMGKTTGMLAQPI, via the coding sequence ATGAAAACTATAGAGAAAGTACTTATTGTTGGTGGTGGTATCGGCGGTCAGTCTGCAGGTATTGCATTAAGACAAATTGGTATAGAAGTTGAGATTGCTGAAATACTACCTAAATTCGACGTCTATGGTGTAGGTATTATACAACAAGCAAATGCACTAAGAGCTTTAGATGCATTAGGTGTAGCAGACGAAGCGCTAAGAAGAGGATCACCTTACCCAAAAGTAAAAATGTGTACAGCAACTGGCCATCAAATCGCTGAAGCTGGTACAGACCCTATTGGCCGTTTTCCGAGTCATAATGGAATTTCACGCAGAGTTTTACATGATATATTATTAGAACGCAGTATTGAACTTGGTGTAAAATACCGTTTGGGCCTTACAGTAGATTCAATTACAGATAAAGAAGATGGTGTTGATGTTGTTTTTTCAGATGGAACAGCTGGTAGTTATGATCTTCTTATTGGTGGAGACGGCATAAACTCTAAAGTTAGAAACTTAATTTTTGGGGAATCAAAGCCTAACTATGTTGGATTATCTAACTGGCGTTATGCTTTTAAAAGACCTAAGGATTTAGATACGGGATATATCTATTTTGGTAAAAAAAGTAAATTAGGAATAATTCCTATGACTGAAGACAGTTGCTATGTGTTTGTAGTTTCTGCTGAAGGAGCTGACAATCCTTTTATTAAAGAGGATCAAATGATTCAAAAGCTACAGTCTTATATGAAAGAATATCCTATTCCTATGATACAAGGTTTAATCGATCAGGTAGTCGATCCAAAATTGGTAAACTATAGACCATTAGAAACGTTAAATCTTCCAGCACCTTGGTATAAAGGAAATGTTATTATTATTGGAGATGCTGCCCATGCAACGATTCCTCAATTAGGTTCAGGCGCAGCATTGGCTATTGAAGATGCTGTAGTATTAGCTGAAGAAATAAAAAAACAAGATGGTGCACAAGCTATATTCTCAAGATTTATGAAAAGAAGATACGATCGCTGTAAAATGGTTGTTGAAAGTTCTGAAAAATTAGGGGTATGGGAATTAATGGAGTTTTCAGGTCAAAAATTGCCTGATGATGCAAATATTGGTGCTACTATGGGAAAAACTACTGGAATGTTAGCTCAACCTATTTAA
- a CDS encoding fumarylacetoacetate hydrolase family protein: protein MKLVTFENKAGESRTGWLQNDAVVDMNLADARLPIDMLSFIDNHEVNFDIIKALGDVKPHYTLSEVKLLAPLPNPRSIRDYIGFEQHMLNASKSFGHTVGAAWYEIPIFYFTNHQAIYGPEDNILRPDNETKLDIELEMAVVIGKKGKDIKAENADDYIFGYTVFNDWTARSIQKHEMTVPLGPHKGKDFANAFGPCIVTKDEFEQYRCSISRESHPEHLAMPNSTGDRFDIKMTSRINGETICEGNYKTVHWTFPQMMERASENNVNLMPGDILGSGTVGWGSLIENNFSVHRPLEPGDVVELEIEGIGILKNTVV from the coding sequence ATGAAATTAGTAACATTCGAAAATAAAGCAGGCGAAAGCCGCACAGGCTGGTTACAAAATGATGCCGTAGTCGATATGAATTTAGCTGATGCCAGATTGCCTATTGATATGCTAAGCTTTATTGATAATCACGAAGTAAATTTTGATATTATAAAAGCACTTGGCGACGTTAAGCCTCATTACACATTATCAGAAGTAAAACTTTTAGCTCCTTTGCCAAATCCTAGAAGTATTAGAGATTATATAGGATTTGAACAACATATGCTTAACGCTTCTAAATCATTTGGTCACACTGTTGGAGCCGCTTGGTACGAGATTCCTATTTTTTACTTTACCAACCATCAAGCTATTTATGGCCCTGAAGATAATATTCTTCGTCCTGATAATGAAACTAAGCTCGACATCGAACTAGAAATGGCTGTTGTAATTGGTAAAAAAGGAAAAGATATTAAAGCTGAAAATGCTGATGATTATATTTTTGGTTACACTGTTTTTAATGATTGGACTGCCCGTTCAATTCAAAAACATGAAATGACGGTACCACTTGGACCACATAAAGGAAAAGATTTTGCTAACGCTTTTGGACCGTGCATCGTTACCAAAGATGAATTTGAACAATACCGTTGCAGCATTTCAAGAGAATCACATCCGGAACATTTAGCAATGCCTAATAGTACAGGTGATCGTTTTGACATCAAAATGACATCAAGAATCAATGGAGAAACAATCTGTGAGGGTAACTACAAAACTGTTCATTGGACTTTTCCTCAAATGATGGAACGCGCCTCAGAAAACAATGTAAATCTTATGCCAGGAGATATCTTAGGATCTGGAACTGTAGGTTGGGGAAGTTTGATAGAAAATAACTTTTCTGTTCACCGTCCTTTAGAACCCGGAGATGTTGTAGAACTGGAAATTGAAGGAATTGGAATTTTAAAAAATACAGTGGTTTAA
- a CDS encoding spermidine synthase has protein sequence MFKKIFSYLIPIKIYQSKSSLSKSIEVTWANGELVLDSENANYSYGSLQRILRIGLKNIGFERIATMEHILVLGVAGGSVIKTLVDEIKFKGKITGVEIDSDIIKVANKYFALDKIPQLDIVIEDAFEFVLKTKNKYDLIIIDIFQDTTMPNFLFETFFINRICFLLRSKGFILFNTMILNETQNIRNQKYVSEFYENQFKIRTIPRIEIHNELIVIEKLE, from the coding sequence ATGTTTAAAAAAATATTCAGTTACCTTATTCCAATAAAAATTTATCAATCAAAATCTTCATTGAGTAAATCGATCGAAGTGACTTGGGCAAATGGAGAGTTAGTTTTAGATTCTGAAAATGCCAATTACTCGTATGGAAGTTTACAACGTATTTTAAGAATTGGTCTAAAAAACATTGGCTTTGAAAGAATAGCGACTATGGAACATATTCTTGTTTTAGGAGTAGCCGGAGGCAGCGTTATTAAAACATTGGTTGATGAAATTAAATTTAAAGGAAAAATAACCGGAGTTGAAATTGATTCCGATATAATTAAGGTGGCTAATAAATATTTTGCCTTAGATAAAATACCCCAACTTGATATTGTTATTGAAGATGCCTTTGAATTTGTTTTGAAAACCAAAAATAAATACGATTTGATTATAATAGATATCTTCCAAGATACTACAATGCCCAATTTTTTATTTGAAACATTTTTTATCAACCGAATCTGCTTTCTTTTAAGAAGTAAAGGTTTCATTCTTTTCAATACGATGATTTTGAATGAAACACAAAATATAAGAAATCAAAAATATGTTTCTGAATTTTATGAAAATCAATTCAAAATAAGAACCATACCCAGAATTGAAATACACAATGAATTAATCGTAATTGAAAAATTAGAATAA
- the kdsB gene encoding 3-deoxy-manno-octulosonate cytidylyltransferase, protein MKIIAVIPARYASTRFPAKLMQDLGGKTVILRTYEAAINTQLFDDVFVVTDSDLIYDEIVSHSGKAIRSIKEHESGSDRIAEAVENLDVDIVINVQGDEPFIDAEPLAKVIEVFRNDLDKKVDLASLMREITNEEEINNPNNVKVVVDQNGFALYFSRSVIPYPREKNVSVRYMQHIGIYAFRKQALLDFYSLPMKSLEASEKLEQLRYLEFGKRIKMIETTHVGIGIDTPEDLEKARKML, encoded by the coding sequence ATGAAAATAATAGCAGTCATTCCCGCACGTTACGCATCCACACGATTTCCCGCTAAACTAATGCAGGATTTAGGTGGCAAAACGGTCATTTTAAGAACCTATGAAGCAGCCATAAACACGCAATTGTTTGATGATGTTTTTGTGGTAACGGATTCGGATTTAATTTATGATGAAATTGTTTCTCATAGTGGAAAAGCCATTCGAAGCATCAAAGAACACGAATCAGGAAGTGATCGAATTGCAGAAGCGGTCGAAAATCTGGATGTTGACATTGTGATTAATGTACAAGGAGACGAACCGTTTATTGACGCGGAACCTTTGGCAAAAGTCATTGAAGTTTTTAGAAATGATTTGGATAAAAAAGTGGATTTGGCTTCCTTGATGCGTGAAATTACAAACGAAGAGGAAATCAATAATCCCAACAATGTAAAAGTTGTGGTGGATCAAAACGGATTTGCTTTGTACTTTTCACGTTCGGTAATTCCATATCCAAGAGAGAAAAATGTAAGCGTTCGTTATATGCAACACATCGGGATTTATGCTTTTAGAAAACAAGCCTTATTGGATTTTTATAGTTTACCGATGAAATCATTGGAAGCATCCGAAAAACTGGAGCAATTACGCTATTTAGAATTTGGAAAACGCATCAAAATGATCGAAACCACACATGTCGGAATCGGAATTGATACTCCGGAAGATTTAGAAAAAGCAAGAAAAATGCTTTAA
- a CDS encoding GNAT family N-acetyltransferase yields the protein MKTQDDKKLDNPVWFSVSETHQSFAVDYGSVKFYHPDYCPFGGFEKANAIVKSIDEYSEMVDSFFIVGEKPELSNLLKLNKELVCLQMIVYNPIDIAINDPIVKLTDEHIDALYDLVNLVQPGYFKRKTVLLGNYYGIFKNDELVAVTGERMQMNDFIEVSAVVTHPNHTGKGYAKQLVAHVVNEVFKQNKTPYLHVIEDNRGAIQLYEKLGFTIRRKISFWNITK from the coding sequence GTGAAAACACAAGACGATAAAAAATTAGATAATCCAGTTTGGTTTTCGGTATCAGAAACGCATCAAAGTTTTGCGGTAGATTATGGCAGTGTAAAATTCTATCATCCGGATTATTGTCCGTTTGGTGGTTTTGAAAAAGCAAATGCGATCGTAAAGTCTATCGATGAATATTCTGAGATGGTTGATAGTTTTTTTATTGTTGGAGAAAAGCCTGAACTTTCAAATCTATTAAAGTTAAATAAAGAATTGGTTTGCCTTCAAATGATTGTTTACAATCCAATCGATATTGCCATTAATGACCCAATCGTAAAACTCACTGACGAACATATTGATGCTTTATATGATTTGGTAAACTTGGTGCAACCAGGGTATTTTAAAAGAAAAACTGTTTTATTAGGTAATTATTACGGTATTTTCAAAAATGATGAACTTGTTGCCGTGACTGGTGAGCGCATGCAAATGAATGATTTTATTGAAGTCAGCGCAGTAGTCACACATCCCAATCATACCGGAAAAGGATACGCCAAACAATTAGTTGCCCATGTTGTAAATGAAGTTTTTAAGCAAAATAAAACTCCTTATTTACATGTGATTGAAGATAATCGTGGAGCAATACAACTGTACGAGAAATTAGGTTTTACTATTAGACGAAAAATTAGTTTTTGGAATATCACAAAGTAA
- a CDS encoding HNH endonuclease — protein MNWLISANATIYDHASSFEHFGFVDWRQGNGKFKENDIIYIYSTRPLKKIQYKCKVEKIDLPFRDIRNDQEYWVDKNEFQKSLEGKFMRLVLIEQVDNSKMSLENLLLNGLKAAPQGPVKPNENLIKYIESNFNDLNQNDIYPEMVNEDSHAYEGIKKQVFVNKYERSSIARNKCIEFHGTACKICNLDFSKLYGDIGKGFIHVHHIIPIHKIGKQYKINYKEDLIPVCPNCHAMLHRKVDGKELEIEELKFIIECNSIQAVEN, from the coding sequence ATGAATTGGTTAATCTCTGCAAATGCTACAATTTATGATCACGCAAGTTCATTTGAACATTTTGGTTTTGTTGATTGGAGACAAGGAAATGGGAAGTTCAAAGAAAATGATATAATTTATATTTACTCAACTCGACCATTAAAGAAAATTCAATATAAATGTAAAGTTGAAAAAATAGATTTACCCTTTAGAGATATTAGAAATGATCAAGAGTATTGGGTCGATAAAAATGAGTTTCAAAAGTCTTTAGAAGGAAAATTTATGAGACTTGTTCTGATTGAACAAGTTGATAACTCTAAAATGAGTTTAGAAAATTTACTTTTAAATGGTTTGAAAGCTGCGCCACAAGGACCTGTTAAACCAAATGAAAATTTGATAAAATATATTGAAAGTAATTTTAATGATTTGAATCAAAATGATATTTATCCAGAAATGGTTAATGAAGATTCACATGCATATGAAGGAATAAAAAAACAAGTTTTTGTAAATAAATATGAAAGAAGTTCAATTGCTAGAAATAAATGTATTGAATTTCACGGAACAGCTTGTAAAATATGTAATCTTGATTTTTCAAAATTATATGGAGATATAGGCAAAGGTTTTATTCATGTTCATCACATTATTCCAATTCATAAAATAGGAAAACAGTACAAAATAAATTATAAAGAAGATTTGATTCCAGTTTGCCCTAATTGTCATGCTATGTTGCATAGAAAAGTTGATGGAAAAGAATTAGAAATTGAAGAATTAAAATTTATTATAGAGTGTAATTCAATACAAGCAGTTGAAAATTAA
- the ygiD gene encoding 4,5-DOPA dioxygenase extradiol has protein sequence MNTLNDLHKISGSFSNTEKMPVLFLGHGSPMNAIEENQFVTGFRNLAKTLPQPNAILCISAHWFTKGTKVTAMEMPRTIHDFGGFPQALFDVQYPAKGSPELAIETKQLLTPVEVELDEHWGLDHGAWSVIKHLYPEANVPVIQLSIDYTKSGQYHFELAQKLSALRTKGILIVGSGNIVHNLRLVDYHNFDKDNYGYDWAIEARESVNNYLMDGNFQPLIDFEKQSKAFQLAIPTPEHYLPLIYTLGLKGKSEELSLFNDKLLAGSLSMTSVKII, from the coding sequence ATGAACACATTAAATGACTTACATAAAATTTCAGGTTCTTTTTCGAATACCGAAAAAATGCCTGTTTTGTTTCTAGGACATGGAAGCCCGATGAACGCGATTGAAGAAAATCAGTTTGTGACTGGTTTTCGAAACTTGGCAAAAACGTTGCCGCAACCAAATGCCATTTTGTGTATTTCGGCGCATTGGTTTACCAAAGGGACAAAGGTTACTGCAATGGAAATGCCTAGAACGATTCACGATTTTGGAGGTTTTCCGCAAGCGTTGTTCGACGTGCAATATCCTGCCAAAGGAAGTCCTGAATTAGCGATAGAAACTAAACAATTGTTGACACCGGTAGAAGTAGAGCTGGACGAACATTGGGGATTGGATCACGGAGCTTGGAGTGTCATCAAACATTTATATCCCGAAGCGAATGTTCCCGTGATTCAGTTGAGTATTGACTATACAAAATCCGGACAATACCATTTTGAACTGGCTCAAAAACTAAGTGCCTTGCGTACCAAAGGAATCCTGATTGTAGGCAGCGGCAATATTGTGCATAATTTAAGATTGGTCGATTATCACAATTTCGATAAAGATAATTATGGTTACGATTGGGCAATTGAAGCAAGGGAATCGGTAAACAATTATTTAATGGATGGGAATTTCCAGCCGTTGATTGATTTTGAAAAACAAAGCAAAGCATTTCAGTTAGCGATTCCTACGCCAGAACATTATTTACCTTTGATTTATACTTTAGGATTAAAAGGAAAATCCGAAGAACTGAGTTTGTTTAATGATAAGTTATTGGCGGGTTCTTTGAGCATGACTTCAGTGAAGATAATCTAG
- a CDS encoding ATP-dependent RecD-like DNA helicase translates to MNSSLFYSLLQRKFPFQPTYKQDIFFQKIAIFLTEAENRTIFVLKGYAGTGKTTVISTIVNSLLDINKKYVLLAPTGRAAKVIANYSNKPAFTIHKKIYFPKKSSGGGVSFTLQQNKHKNTIFIVDEASMISDTNSDSKLYENGSLLDDLISYVYSGTNCKMILLGDTAQLPPVNLDISPALDIRTLGMNYDKEVEHIELDEVMRQEESSGILYNATELRELLKDSFIDEFKFDVKKFKDIVRLTDGYDIQDAINSAYSNYSIEDTAFIVRSNKRANQYNEQIRTKILDKESELSTGDFLMVVKNNYFWLKDSDEAGFIANGDIIEILEIFNIKELYGFKFAKVKIRMIDYPNQIPFETVLLMDTIKSESPSLTYEESNRLYQEVLKDYEGETKFQKFQKVKANEYFNGLQVKFSYAITCHKSQGGQWNTVFIEQPYLPDGINRDYIRWLYTAMTRAKNKLYLIGFKDENFVE, encoded by the coding sequence ATGAATTCCTCCTTGTTTTACAGTCTTTTACAGAGAAAATTTCCTTTTCAGCCCACTTATAAACAAGATATTTTTTTTCAAAAAATTGCTATTTTTTTAACTGAAGCTGAAAACAGGACTATTTTCGTCTTAAAAGGATATGCAGGAACTGGAAAAACAACCGTTATTTCTACAATTGTAAATAGCTTATTGGATATCAATAAAAAATATGTCTTGTTGGCGCCAACTGGTCGTGCGGCAAAAGTGATTGCTAATTATTCGAACAAACCGGCTTTTACGATTCATAAAAAAATATATTTTCCCAAGAAATCTTCCGGCGGTGGCGTTTCGTTTACATTGCAACAAAACAAACACAAGAATACCATATTTATAGTCGATGAAGCTTCGATGATTTCTGATACTAATTCTGATTCTAAGTTGTATGAAAACGGCTCTTTATTAGATGATTTGATTTCGTATGTGTATTCAGGAACCAATTGTAAGATGATTTTACTGGGTGATACCGCCCAGTTGCCTCCGGTGAATTTGGATATTAGTCCCGCTTTGGACATTCGTACTTTAGGAATGAATTATGATAAGGAAGTAGAACACATAGAATTGGATGAAGTCATGCGTCAGGAAGAAAGTTCAGGGATTTTGTATAACGCAACCGAACTTCGGGAATTATTGAAAGATTCTTTTATCGATGAATTCAAGTTTGATGTTAAGAAATTCAAAGATATTGTTCGGTTGACCGATGGCTACGATATTCAGGATGCTATCAATTCCGCCTACAGTAATTATAGCATAGAAGACACCGCTTTTATTGTTCGTTCGAATAAAAGAGCGAATCAATATAATGAGCAAATCAGAACCAAAATCCTCGATAAAGAAAGTGAACTTTCCACTGGCGATTTTCTGATGGTGGTGAAGAACAATTATTTTTGGTTGAAAGATTCTGATGAAGCGGGTTTTATTGCCAATGGTGATATTATCGAAATATTGGAAATTTTCAATATCAAAGAATTGTATGGTTTTAAGTTTGCCAAAGTAAAAATCCGAATGATTGATTACCCCAATCAGATTCCGTTTGAAACGGTATTGTTAATGGACACCATAAAGAGCGAATCGCCATCGTTAACATACGAAGAATCCAACCGATTGTATCAGGAAGTGTTGAAAGATTATGAAGGTGAAACCAAATTCCAAAAATTCCAAAAAGTAAAAGCCAACGAATATTTCAATGGCTTGCAAGTGAAATTCTCGTATGCAATTACATGTCATAAATCACAAGGTGGGCAATGGAATACCGTTTTTATAGAACAACCGTATTTGCCGGATGGTATCAATAGAGATTATATTCGGTGGTTGTACACCGCTATGACCCGAGCAAAAAATAAATTATATTTGATAGGATTTAAGGACGAGAATTTTGTAGAATAA